From a single Actinomycetota bacterium genomic region:
- the cobD gene encoding threonine-phosphate decarboxylase CobD: MAFPEHGGDLAWASKRYGMRPEKFLDFSSSVNPLGPAPSALKAARSALKCVSSYPEPGADSLKRSLASWLGTGSSRLTLGNGSTELIYHLVRCRSPRRVTVVSPSFSEYERAARAAGAEVERFLLSPSDGFALDTHALARSAARSDMVFFCNPASPTGALYHREELLPVLEVCREKGGLLVVDESFMGFCPAEEGGESTLMPLAGEEGLAVISTCTKLFALAGLRGPGWLAGTRELVAEMEETGVPWRVNRVAAAAAHASLADDGYLRRTRTSVRAWREELATGLGKIGIFQVYPSRVNYLLLRLREERPDAAALVDELGRRGILVRSCFNFHGLGEGFIRVAVRRPRENKKLLRALREVMSI, encoded by the coding sequence GTGGCATTTCCGGAGCATGGAGGAGACCTGGCCTGGGCCTCGAAGCGATACGGTATGCGCCCGGAGAAATTCCTCGATTTCAGCTCCAGCGTGAACCCCTTGGGCCCCGCCCCTTCGGCGCTGAAGGCGGCTCGGTCGGCCCTGAAGTGCGTATCCTCTTACCCCGAGCCTGGCGCCGATTCGCTGAAACGGAGCCTCGCTTCCTGGCTGGGAACCGGTTCCTCCCGCCTCACCCTGGGTAACGGATCCACCGAGCTTATCTATCACCTGGTCCGTTGCCGGTCTCCCCGCCGGGTAACCGTGGTCTCCCCGTCCTTCTCCGAGTACGAGAGGGCGGCGAGGGCGGCAGGCGCGGAGGTGGAGCGTTTTCTCCTTTCCCCGAGCGACGGTTTTGCCCTGGATACGCACGCCCTGGCTCGATCGGCCGCGCGGTCGGATATGGTTTTCTTCTGTAATCCGGCGAGTCCCACGGGAGCGCTATATCACCGCGAGGAACTGCTCCCCGTCCTGGAGGTCTGCCGCGAGAAGGGAGGGCTCCTGGTGGTGGACGAGAGCTTCATGGGTTTCTGTCCCGCGGAGGAAGGGGGGGAGTCCACGTTGATGCCGCTGGCGGGCGAGGAGGGCTTGGCGGTGATTTCCACCTGCACCAAGCTCTTCGCCCTGGCCGGCCTGCGCGGACCCGGCTGGCTGGCGGGGACACGGGAGCTGGTGGCGGAGATGGAGGAAACCGGTGTCCCCTGGAGGGTGAATCGGGTGGCCGCCGCAGCGGCGCACGCTTCCCTGGCGGATGACGGTTACCTCCGGAGGACCCGCACATCGGTGCGGGCCTGGAGGGAGGAGCTGGCCACGGGTTTGGGAAAGATTGGCATCTTCCAGGTATACCCATCCCGTGTCAACTACCTGTTGCTGCGGTTGAGGGAGGAAAGGCCGGACGCCGCCGCGCTGGTGGACGAGCTGGGAAGGAGGGGGATCCTGGTTCGCTCCTGCTTCAACTTCCACGGCCTGGGAGAGGGATTCATCCGGGTGGCGGTGCGCAGGCCGAGGGAAAACAAAAAGCTTCTCCGCGCCTTGAGGGAGGTGATGTCTATTTGA
- the cbiB gene encoding adenosylcobinamide-phosphate synthase CbiB, producing MKKTTVATIAAAYLLDALWGDPPGYPHPVRLLGRCIRFLEEKMAPEDCGSEEARYAGCALVGIVVGGAWIGARALTSLPGGAVAEALLLYACLARKDLEKSALRVAEAVEKGDLDEARRRLTSLVGRDTRPLDRGGICRAAVESTAENLVDGVLAPLFWAVWGGAPAALAFKAVSTLDSMIGYRDERYRNLGWCSARLDDLAVFPVARLSIPLVAAAARLRGHDGRRALLIGLRDRLRHQSPNSAHAQAAFAGALGLRLGGASLYGGRVRELPEIGEGTREAEPCHVREAVGLLNTASLLGLGVALLFAGGRNFRSHKERVGEERDFSRNSRAGGRICRTRRPGH from the coding sequence ATGAAAAAGACGACGGTAGCCACCATCGCCGCGGCTTATCTCCTGGACGCGCTGTGGGGAGACCCTCCCGGATATCCTCATCCGGTTCGCCTGTTGGGCAGGTGTATCCGGTTCCTAGAGGAGAAGATGGCCCCGGAGGATTGCGGGAGCGAGGAGGCGAGGTATGCCGGCTGCGCACTCGTTGGGATCGTGGTCGGCGGAGCCTGGATCGGCGCCCGCGCACTGACCTCCCTCCCGGGCGGGGCGGTGGCGGAAGCGCTGCTTCTCTACGCTTGCCTGGCCAGGAAGGACCTGGAAAAAAGCGCCCTGCGGGTGGCGGAGGCGGTGGAGAAGGGGGACTTGGACGAGGCCCGACGGCGCCTGACCTCCCTGGTGGGACGGGATACAAGGCCTCTTGACCGGGGCGGTATCTGCCGGGCCGCGGTGGAATCGACGGCCGAGAACCTCGTCGACGGCGTCCTGGCCCCCCTTTTCTGGGCGGTATGGGGAGGAGCGCCGGCGGCCTTGGCTTTTAAGGCCGTCTCCACCCTGGATTCCATGATCGGTTACCGGGACGAGAGGTATCGAAATCTGGGGTGGTGCTCGGCGCGCCTGGACGACCTGGCCGTGTTTCCAGTGGCCAGGCTGTCCATCCCCCTCGTCGCCGCAGCCGCCCGCCTTCGCGGCCACGACGGGAGGAGAGCTCTCCTGATCGGTCTCCGAGACCGCCTGCGCCACCAGAGTCCCAACAGCGCCCATGCCCAGGCCGCCTTCGCGGGGGCGTTGGGGCTTCGGCTGGGCGGGGCCAGCCTGTACGGGGGACGGGTGCGCGAGCTTCCGGAGATCGGAGAGGGGACCCGGGAGGCGGAACCATGCCATGTACGGGAAGCGGTCGGGTTGCTCAATACGGCTTCCCTACTTGGCTTGGGCGTGGCCCTCCTCTTTGCCGGCGGCAGAAATTTTCGGTCGCACAAGGAGAGAGTCGGGGAGGAGCGGGATTTCTCGAGGAACTCAAGGGCAGGAGGTCGCATATGCCGTACCAGGCGGCCGGGTCATTGA
- the cobS gene encoding adenosylcobinamide-GDP ribazoletransferase: MEDKRDSAKGIGCNEAGKFLLPRSCLEAFRFLTAVPLPSARRGSEDRLASSVAWFPLVGGALGGLLVIVDWASGRAFTHQPSFLTSALLLLTYALFTGGLHHDGLLDTADAFWGRRSREERLRIMKDSRAGALGVTALILFLLAELAVLYALPAASSGTSGGLRQAALFSFPVLGRWSMSYLCLRFPYARAEGTGAAMVGKALPRHFLISTFLTLSALVFSFTWLVNIPMLIPVLILYTLALAELLGGYFSRSLGGITGDVIGATGMLCEAFVLLLLASRVPLLLPGG; encoded by the coding sequence ATGGAGGACAAGCGTGATTCCGCTAAGGGAATTGGCTGCAACGAGGCGGGAAAATTTCTTTTGCCTCGCTCCTGCCTCGAGGCCTTCCGCTTTTTGACCGCCGTTCCCCTACCGTCGGCGAGGAGGGGGAGCGAAGACCGGCTGGCCTCTTCCGTGGCCTGGTTTCCCCTGGTGGGTGGAGCGCTGGGCGGCCTCCTGGTGATCGTGGACTGGGCGAGCGGCCGAGCCTTTACCCACCAGCCTTCCTTTCTTACCTCGGCCCTGCTGCTCCTGACCTACGCGCTTTTCACCGGCGGTCTGCATCACGACGGTCTCTTGGATACGGCCGACGCCTTTTGGGGGAGGAGGTCACGGGAGGAGCGCCTGCGGATCATGAAGGACTCCCGGGCGGGAGCCCTGGGGGTGACCGCCCTGATCCTCTTCCTCCTCGCGGAGCTGGCGGTGCTCTACGCCCTTCCCGCCGCTTCCTCCGGTACAAGCGGCGGGTTGCGGCAGGCGGCGCTTTTCTCCTTTCCCGTCCTGGGGCGATGGTCGATGTCCTACCTCTGCCTGCGTTTTCCCTACGCCCGGGCCGAGGGGACAGGGGCGGCCATGGTGGGCAAGGCACTGCCGCGCCACTTTCTCATCTCCACCTTTCTCACTTTGTCCGCCTTGGTCTTTTCCTTCACCTGGCTGGTAAACATTCCCATGTTGATTCCGGTGCTCATCCTTTACACCCTGGCCCTTGCGGAGCTCTTGGGAGGGTATTTTTCCCGCTCCCTGGGGGGAATCACCGGCGATGTAATCGGCGCCACGGGCATGCTCTGCGAGGCTTTCGTCCTTCTGCTTTTGGCCAGCCGCGTGCCCCTGCTCCTTCCGGGAGGATAG
- the cobT gene encoding nicotinate-nucleotide--dimethylbenzimidazole phosphoribosyltransferase: MEKLNRTISLIPELDEKAMREAQARQDRLTKPRGSLGVLEEISVRLAGIFGDPRPLPGPKVVIVMAADHGVTEEGVSLYPPEVTAQMVLNFLSGGAAINVLSRHAGAEVRVVDVGVKSAVEGAGLVSRKVRPGTSNMAKGPAMSREEAVAALEVGMEVAETEIRKGARFLAAGDMGIGNTTAASAITACISGLDPREVTGRGTGIDDAALEHKVEVVRRALQVNDPDPSDPLDVLSKVGGLEIAGIAGVMLAAAAARCPVLVDGFISGAGALIAAGLQPRAAHFMIASHLSVEKGHAVILEKLGLHPVIRANMRLGEGTGAALAFLIVDAALKILSEMATFEEAGVSRPE, translated from the coding sequence ATGGAAAAACTTAACAGAACCATCAGCCTGATTCCGGAACTGGATGAGAAGGCCATGCGGGAAGCTCAAGCCAGGCAGGACCGGTTGACCAAGCCGCGAGGGTCCCTGGGGGTCCTGGAGGAGATCTCGGTGAGGTTAGCCGGAATCTTCGGGGACCCCCGCCCTCTCCCCGGTCCCAAGGTGGTAATCGTCATGGCCGCCGATCACGGCGTCACCGAGGAAGGGGTGAGCCTGTATCCTCCCGAGGTGACCGCCCAGATGGTGTTGAATTTCCTGTCCGGCGGCGCGGCCATCAACGTTCTCTCGCGGCACGCCGGCGCCGAGGTGAGGGTGGTGGACGTCGGGGTCAAGTCCGCGGTGGAGGGAGCGGGGCTTGTTTCCCGCAAGGTGAGACCTGGCACATCCAACATGGCTAAGGGTCCCGCCATGTCCAGGGAGGAAGCGGTAGCCGCCCTGGAAGTGGGGATGGAGGTGGCGGAGACGGAAATAAGGAAGGGCGCGCGCTTCCTCGCCGCCGGGGATATGGGCATCGGGAACACCACCGCCGCCAGCGCCATCACCGCGTGCATTTCGGGGCTAGATCCGCGGGAGGTCACCGGTCGGGGCACGGGAATCGACGACGCCGCCCTGGAGCACAAGGTGGAGGTGGTGCGCAGGGCCCTGCAGGTCAATGATCCCGATCCGTCCGATCCCCTGGATGTCCTCTCCAAGGTGGGAGGCTTGGAGATCGCGGGCATTGCGGGAGTTATGCTCGCCGCCGCTGCCGCCCGTTGCCCGGTACTGGTGGACGGGTTCATCTCCGGGGCGGGAGCCCTGATCGCCGCCGGCCTCCAGCCTCGGGCGGCTCATTTCATGATCGCCTCCCACCTCTCGGTGGAAAAGGGACACGCGGTAATCCTGGAGAAACTCGGGCTTCATCCCGTCATCCGGGCCAATATGAGGTTGGGGGAGGGGACGGGAGCGGCCTTGGCCTTCCTCATCGTGGATGCGGCGTTGAAGATACTCTCCGAGATGGCCACCTTCGAGGAGGCGGGGGTCTCCAGACCGGAGTGA
- the cobU gene encoding bifunctional adenosylcobinamide kinase/adenosylcobinamide-phosphate guanylyltransferase, translating into MVLVIGGARSGKSAFAHSLAAGAGGEVCFIATAEAKDAEMRERIRRHRLSRPKEWETLELQGGIRLERFPADDRVVIFDCLTVYLSNLMAAHGLDRLGEGEGLVPENKVEREAERVVEEALSMLDELRHRCRELIVVSNEVGMGLVPPFRLGRLFRDLAGRINQKLAEEADEVYLVAAGLPLCLKGGSGNGNAGRQG; encoded by the coding sequence ATGGTATTGGTTATCGGCGGGGCGCGCAGCGGGAAAAGCGCCTTCGCCCACTCCCTGGCCGCAGGGGCCGGTGGCGAGGTCTGTTTTATCGCCACCGCCGAGGCCAAGGACGCGGAGATGCGGGAACGCATCCGTCGCCATCGCCTGAGCAGGCCCAAGGAGTGGGAAACCCTGGAGCTTCAGGGGGGCATCCGCCTGGAACGTTTTCCGGCCGACGACAGGGTGGTCATCTTCGATTGCCTCACCGTGTACCTTTCCAACCTCATGGCCGCGCATGGACTTGACCGGCTGGGGGAAGGCGAGGGCCTGGTGCCGGAGAACAAGGTGGAACGGGAAGCGGAAAGGGTGGTGGAGGAAGCCCTGTCCATGTTGGACGAGCTGCGTCATCGATGCAGGGAATTGATCGTGGTCTCCAACGAGGTGGGGATGGGATTGGTGCCTCCCTTCCGCTTGGGACGCCTTTTCCGCGATCTGGCCGGCAGGATCAACCAGAAACTGGCGGAGGAGGCGGACGAGGTCTACCTGGTGGCGGCGGGATTGCCCCTCTGCCTGAAGGGAGGGTCGGGAAACGGAAACGCGGGACGGCAGGGGTGA
- a CDS encoding FAD-binding oxidoreductase: MTIPESAYQELADVLGPENVSVEPAVLDGYAWQPSFNTDPEIWLPRPAAVVLPSSTEEVQDVVRICNRHGLKFKAFSTGWGAHAGPAQEGVVQIDLRRMDRILEIDERNMYAVVEPYVSGAQLQAEAMKRGLNTHIIGAGPACSPLASATACWGVGWDGQYMSYSPRNLLGVEWVLPDGTLLQTGSLGSGRGWFCGDGPGPSLRGIMRGYMGSMGGNGIYTRAALKLFHWPGPQETRGSGLLLDFSAPVPDNLRFHMCFFPDLRSFKDAGYALGEAEIGYVVSKSSTAGYLLCILPHLLKRLRGRQALRAVLRDAFKYLLMVVLAGDSLGELAYQEGALREILSQHGGISMELFHGVPALGRMFWMNFIRVTIIPLIYRAGGQFSTGWPKDETWEVLTRYMVQAQEIKERWIEREAILDDMGDCAWMTIYENSAYAHCEEIFAYHPRDRRHTESLVPLSLDFALAAIEECMEQGFYFDPVMRKLFSPLQGNYARWQKEVSALLDPNRAADARFYTGEEDLDLSTLDQSQAERLSRLLRERTWTE; this comes from the coding sequence ATGACCATCCCCGAATCTGCTTACCAGGAACTGGCAGATGTGTTGGGCCCGGAAAACGTTTCCGTGGAACCCGCTGTGCTGGACGGTTACGCCTGGCAGCCTTCCTTCAACACCGACCCCGAGATCTGGTTGCCGAGGCCCGCGGCCGTGGTCCTCCCCTCCAGTACCGAGGAGGTGCAGGATGTGGTGAGGATATGCAACCGGCACGGGCTCAAGTTCAAGGCCTTCAGCACCGGCTGGGGAGCCCATGCCGGGCCCGCCCAGGAAGGAGTGGTCCAGATCGACCTGCGGCGCATGGACCGCATCCTGGAGATCGACGAGAGGAACATGTACGCCGTGGTGGAGCCCTACGTGAGCGGCGCCCAGCTGCAGGCGGAAGCCATGAAGAGGGGCCTGAATACCCACATCATCGGGGCGGGGCCGGCATGCTCGCCGCTGGCCAGCGCCACCGCCTGCTGGGGGGTGGGCTGGGATGGGCAGTACATGAGCTACAGCCCGCGCAACCTCCTGGGGGTGGAGTGGGTCCTTCCGGATGGAACCCTGCTACAGACCGGTTCCCTGGGTTCCGGGCGGGGCTGGTTCTGCGGCGATGGCCCCGGGCCCTCCCTGCGGGGAATCATGCGGGGATACATGGGTTCCATGGGCGGGAACGGCATATACACCAGGGCGGCTTTGAAGTTGTTCCACTGGCCCGGTCCGCAGGAAACGAGAGGGAGCGGCTTGCTGCTCGACTTCTCGGCCCCGGTCCCGGATAACCTGCGGTTTCATATGTGCTTCTTCCCCGATCTCCGCTCCTTCAAAGACGCCGGCTACGCTCTTGGAGAGGCGGAGATCGGGTACGTGGTCAGCAAGTCCTCCACGGCCGGTTATCTTTTATGCATCCTACCCCACCTGCTGAAGAGGCTGCGGGGAAGGCAGGCCTTGAGGGCCGTATTGAGGGACGCCTTTAAATACCTCCTCATGGTGGTCCTGGCCGGGGACTCACTGGGGGAATTGGCCTACCAGGAGGGAGCGCTGCGGGAGATACTGTCCCAACACGGTGGCATATCCATGGAGCTCTTCCACGGAGTGCCTGCACTGGGAAGGATGTTCTGGATGAACTTCATCAGGGTCACCATCATCCCCCTCATCTACCGCGCGGGAGGCCAGTTTTCCACCGGCTGGCCAAAGGACGAGACCTGGGAGGTGCTCACCCGGTACATGGTGCAGGCGCAGGAGATAAAGGAGAGGTGGATAGAAAGGGAAGCCATCCTTGACGACATGGGAGATTGCGCATGGATGACCATCTACGAGAATAGCGCCTATGCCCATTGCGAGGAGATATTCGCTTACCATCCACGCGACCGCCGTCACACGGAGAGCCTCGTCCCCTTAAGCCTGGACTTCGCCCTGGCGGCCATTGAGGAATGCATGGAGCAGGGTTTCTACTTCGACCCCGTGATGCGCAAGCTGTTCAGCCCCCTGCAGGGAAATTATGCCAGATGGCAGAAGGAAGTCTCCGCCCTGCTGGATCCCAACCGGGCGGCCGATGCACGTTTCTACACCGGCGAGGAGGACCTCGACCTCTCCACCCTGGACCAAAGCCAAGCGGAAAGGCTGTCCAGGCTGTTGCGTGAAAGGACCTGGACGGAGTGA
- a CDS encoding CAP domain-containing protein: MSFEFRVDKAVEEQPQEPQGHHAPARLEKEKAERISYFREKSRELAFMIHSRINDIRTRHGLSSLNWDQELAAIALAHSRDMAERNYFDHVSPEGKDFADRYREHGYSRTTRVGNVEYAGGENLFLGNVVKSYTYDQNTGEILSYSYFTLESLADTAVEGWMESPGHRENILTPFSREGIGVWVDDDGEVYITQNFS; the protein is encoded by the coding sequence GTGTCCTTCGAATTCCGGGTCGACAAAGCCGTCGAGGAGCAGCCTCAGGAACCGCAGGGGCATCATGCTCCCGCGCGGTTGGAGAAGGAGAAGGCGGAGCGCATAAGCTATTTCCGGGAGAAGTCCCGGGAGCTGGCTTTCATGATTCACAGCAGGATAAACGACATCCGAACACGGCACGGTCTTTCCTCTCTCAACTGGGATCAGGAGCTGGCAGCCATAGCCCTGGCGCACAGCCGGGACATGGCGGAGAGGAACTACTTCGACCACGTGAGTCCCGAGGGGAAGGATTTCGCCGATCGTTACCGGGAGCACGGTTACAGCCGGACCACCAGGGTGGGGAACGTTGAGTACGCGGGCGGCGAAAACCTCTTTCTGGGCAACGTGGTGAAATCCTATACCTATGACCAAAACACGGGAGAGATCCTCTCCTACTCCTATTTCACCCTGGAGAGCCTGGCGGACACGGCGGTGGAGGGCTGGATGGAAAGCCCGGGCCACCGGGAGAACATCCTCACCCCCTTCTCCCGCGAGGGCATCGGCGTGTGGGTGGACGACGACGGGGAGGTCTACATCACCCAGAATTTCTCCTGA
- a CDS encoding YkgJ family cysteine cluster protein, producing the protein MECRKCGACCIALSISTLNKPAGARCPHLTAENLCSLWKKPERPRVCSAFMPDPAFCGSSFEEALKLMGELERESQMRDGKMDASQGSAPG; encoded by the coding sequence TTGGAATGCCGCAAGTGTGGGGCGTGCTGCATAGCGCTCTCCATATCCACCTTGAACAAGCCCGCGGGCGCGAGATGTCCGCACCTGACCGCGGAAAACCTCTGTTCCCTGTGGAAGAAGCCGGAGAGGCCCCGCGTCTGCTCGGCCTTCATGCCCGACCCGGCCTTCTGCGGGTCGAGTTTCGAGGAGGCGCTGAAGCTCATGGGGGAGCTGGAAAGGGAATCCCAAATGAGAGACGGGAAGATGGACGCCTCGCAGGGCTCCGCACCGGGTTAA